AGGGGCGACCCAGCTGTTCAAAGCCAGCATCGAAAAGAGTCCGCCGCCCGAAAGCGCGGGACTCTTCAAGCTTCTGGACGCCTCCGCTCAGCGGTTGGAGCAGTTTCTCCTCCTGGCCGAAAGAATAACCAACCTCAAAGCCCGCCGCTACCCTCTCGACAAAAAGCCCGCCCGTCTGGCGAAGCTCGCCAAGGACGCCGCCGGAGAGCTGCGCGACGCTTTCGCCCAGAACCGCCAAACCGTGCTGTTCGATACCGACGATTCCCATCTCGTGGAAGCGGATGCTCCCATTTTCAGCATCTGTATCCGAGAAATCCTACACAACGCCACCCGCCACTCTCCGATCGGAAGCGCTGTCACCATACGTTCGATACAGGAAGGCGACCAGATCGTCCTGGAAATCAAGGATCAGGGCAAAGGGTTCCCCGAACGCGTGCTGAAAAACATCTTCAAAGTCTTCGTCAGGGAGGACGATGATACCGATCGCCGACTGGGCCTCAACCTCGCCCTCACCAAGCTGGTGATGGACCTGCACGGCGGAAAGGCGGAAGCCTACAATCACAGCGACGGCGGAGCGCTGGTTCGCCTTTCGCTGCCAAAAGTGCGGGCAGCCGAAAGCGCCGAAGCGATCGCATAGGGCTTCGCTACGCCAGATTCTCGTAGTTGATATACAACTACGATCGGCGACGAGCCTGTCGACGCTGCCACTCCGGATAGAAGAGAAACAAGGCGTTCAGCACCAGCGAATGAGCGATCTCGCCGCGCTGGGCCATAGCGTAAACATCGTCCATGGCGAAGAGCCTGGTCTCCAGCTCCTCGTGCTCGTCCCAAGCCAAGCTTCCGGTGGGCGTCACATGGTCCGCCAGCACGAAATAGCAGCGGTTGTCCAAAATCGCCGGATTGGGCGAAATGCTGCCCAGCAGGCGGGAGCTTCGAGGCACGAACCCCGTTTCCTCCTCCAGCTCGCGCAAACCAGCCGCCACCGGCTCCTCGCCCGCATCCATCACCCCGCCAGGGATTTCCCAAGACAAGGCCTCGATGCCAAAGCGGTACTG
This Pelagicoccus sp. SDUM812003 DNA region includes the following protein-coding sequences:
- a CDS encoding hybrid sensor histidine kinase/response regulator, with protein sequence MNRKFTILYVDDENANLNAFRNTFRREYNILTAETAEQGLLLLQKENVDLILSDQRMPGMSGVEFFKRAIETHPEPNRILITAYTDFDAIESAINEAAIFKYVKKPWDPDTFKEVIDKALELYDLRRRNAELTRSLKAKNKELEIANLELMESDQLKYDFLKIISHEIRTPLNGLKGATQLFKASIEKSPPPESAGLFKLLDASAQRLEQFLLLAERITNLKARRYPLDKKPARLAKLAKDAAGELRDAFAQNRQTVLFDTDDSHLVEADAPIFSICIREILHNATRHSPIGSAVTIRSIQEGDQIVLEIKDQGKGFPERVLKNIFKVFVREDDDTDRRLGLNLALTKLVMDLHGGKAEAYNHSDGGALVRLSLPKVRAAESAEAIA
- a CDS encoding NUDIX hydrolase, which produces MSRSGSDASNDPAGRPLPWERLSEELITHCPVFDFVSRRMRHPRRGTEADFYVLKSRNWVNVLPITPEGEVVMVRQYRFGIEALSWEIPGGVMDAGEEPVAAGLRELEEETGFVPRSSRLLGSISPNPAILDNRCYFVLADHVTPTGSLAWDEHEELETRLFAMDDVYAMAQRGEIAHSLVLNALFLFYPEWQRRQARRRS